In Chroococcidiopsis sp. TS-821, the following are encoded in one genomic region:
- a CDS encoding SufS family cysteine desulfurase, with product MTLTREKTLADRVRNDFPILHQEVNGKPLVYLDNAATSQKPLLVLNTLRDYYEQYNSNVHRGVHTLSAKATDAYEAARDKVAAFVNAASRQEIVFTRNASEAINLVAYSWGSSLQPGDEIILSVMEHHSNLIPWQLLAQRSGAVLKFVELTPDEEFDLEHFKSLLSDKTKLVATVHVSNTLGCINPVKEITAIAHQHGAKVLIDACQSVPHMPIDVQQIDCDWLVASGHKMCAPTGIGFLYGKLELLRSMPPFLGGGEMIADVYLDHATYADLPHKFEAGTPAIAEAIALGAAVDYLSAIGMENIYAYEAELTAYLWEQLGQIPEIRTYGPKPKVAGLGRAALAAFTAGDVHPHDLSTILDQAGVAIRAGHHCTQPLHRHLSIQSTARASLSFYNTREEIDVFITALKEAVEFFGSIFS from the coding sequence ATGACACTCACTAGAGAAAAAACCCTCGCCGATCGCGTTCGTAACGACTTCCCCATCCTCCACCAAGAAGTCAACGGCAAGCCCCTAGTTTACCTAGACAACGCCGCGACATCGCAAAAACCACTCCTTGTCCTCAATACACTGCGCGACTACTACGAGCAGTACAATTCCAACGTGCATCGTGGCGTACATACCCTCAGCGCCAAAGCTACCGATGCTTACGAAGCCGCCCGCGATAAAGTCGCAGCTTTCGTCAACGCCGCTTCACGTCAAGAAATTGTCTTCACGCGCAACGCCTCAGAAGCAATTAACTTAGTCGCCTATAGTTGGGGAAGCAGCCTACAGCCAGGAGACGAAATTATTCTCTCTGTCATGGAACACCACAGCAATTTAATTCCTTGGCAACTCCTCGCCCAACGCAGTGGTGCAGTACTTAAATTTGTTGAACTTACACCCGACGAAGAATTTGATTTAGAACACTTCAAATCGCTGCTTTCGGATAAAACCAAACTCGTCGCGACAGTTCATGTCTCCAATACCCTAGGCTGTATCAATCCAGTCAAAGAAATTACAGCGATCGCGCACCAACACGGTGCCAAAGTCTTGATTGATGCTTGCCAAAGTGTCCCGCATATGCCCATCGACGTGCAGCAAATTGACTGCGATTGGCTCGTTGCTTCTGGACATAAAATGTGCGCGCCGACAGGTATTGGATTTCTTTACGGAAAGTTAGAGCTACTCCGCTCAATGCCGCCGTTTTTAGGTGGTGGTGAAATGATTGCGGATGTCTATTTAGACCACGCTACTTACGCAGATCTACCACATAAGTTTGAGGCAGGAACTCCCGCAATTGCCGAAGCGATCGCCCTTGGTGCAGCAGTAGACTACCTCAGTGCGATTGGTATGGAAAACATCTATGCGTACGAAGCTGAATTAACAGCTTACTTGTGGGAACAACTCGGACAAATTCCTGAAATTCGCACTTACGGTCCTAAACCCAAAGTAGCAGGTTTAGGTAGAGCGGCACTCGCTGCATTTACTGCGGGTGATGTTCATCCTCACGATTTATCGACAATTTTAGACCAAGCTGGTGTGGCAATTCGAGCCGGACACCATTGCACTCAACCACTACATCGGCATCTCAGCATTCAGTCTACTGCACGCGCCAGCTTATCTTTCTACAACACGCGTGAGGAAATTGATGTTTTTATTACTGCATTAAAAGAAGCTGTTGAATTCTTTGGTAGTATCTTTAGCTAA
- a CDS encoding TspO/MBR family protein, with product MIRSWMVIGAVAFLVALGANLITRGDRQWFKRLRRPGWLTFEPLIPIIWTIIFICGAWSAYIVWEANPGTSFTWLLMGCYLLLEIVTVAYTPVMFRTRSLRVGTIIGGTGAIIGLLLTLTVLPISGWAALLLVPYLLWSPIGTYTTWAMMRLNPADV from the coding sequence ATGATTAGGTCTTGGATGGTGATTGGGGCTGTTGCTTTCCTCGTGGCGTTGGGTGCTAACTTGATTACAAGAGGCGATCGCCAGTGGTTTAAACGCTTGCGTCGTCCTGGCTGGTTGACATTTGAGCCATTAATTCCCATTATTTGGACAATTATTTTTATTTGCGGTGCTTGGTCAGCATATATCGTTTGGGAAGCTAATCCAGGTACGAGTTTTACTTGGTTATTAATGGGGTGTTATTTATTACTAGAAATAGTGACAGTTGCGTACACGCCAGTCATGTTTAGAACGCGCAGCCTTCGTGTGGGAACAATTATCGGTGGTACTGGTGCAATTATTGGTCTTTTATTGACGCTAACTGTATTACCAATTTCTGGTTGGGCAGCACTATTACTCGTACCATATCTGCTTTGGAGTCCAATTGGTACTTATACAACTTGGGCAATGATGCGGCTCAATCCTGCGGATGTTTAG
- a CDS encoding glycoside hydrolase family 57 protein encodes MAIGYVALVLHAHLPFVRHPESDYVLEEEWLYEAITETYIPLLQVFEGLKRDGIDFKITMSMTPPLVSMLQDPLLQERYDQHLAKLEELAELEVEHNTHNGHIRYLAEHYATEFNNARNLWERYKGDLVTAFKQFQDTNNLEIITCGATHGYLPLMKMYPQAVWAQIQVACEHYEQTFGCAPRGIWLPECAYYEGLERMLADAGLRYFLTDGHGILYARPRPRFGSYAPIFTETGVAAFGRDHESSQQVWSSEVGYPGAPEYREFYKDLGWEADYEYIKPYIMPNGQRKNTGIKYHKITGRGLGLSDKALYDPYWAREKAAEHAGNFMYNRERQVEHLYGIMQRSPIIVSPYDAELFGHWWYEGPWFIDYLFRKSWYDQNTYQMTHLADYLRVNPTQQVCKPSQSSWGYKGFHEYWLNETNAWIYPHLHKAAERMIELSRREPADELEWRALNQAAREVLLAQSSDWAFIMRTGTMVPYAVRRTRSHLMRFNKLYEDINIGKIDSGWLEKVESMDNIFPKINYRVYRPL; translated from the coding sequence ATGGCTATTGGCTACGTTGCCCTTGTCCTCCACGCTCATCTCCCATTTGTTCGTCATCCCGAAAGCGATTACGTACTTGAAGAAGAGTGGCTTTATGAAGCCATCACAGAAACCTACATTCCTCTACTTCAAGTTTTTGAAGGACTCAAGCGAGACGGTATTGACTTCAAAATTACGATGAGTATGACACCGCCGTTGGTGTCGATGCTGCAAGATCCGCTTTTACAAGAACGCTACGATCAGCATTTAGCCAAGCTAGAAGAATTAGCAGAACTCGAAGTCGAACACAATACTCACAACGGACACATTCGCTACCTTGCTGAACATTACGCCACAGAATTTAATAACGCACGCAATCTATGGGAACGGTACAAAGGCGATCTCGTCACTGCATTTAAGCAATTTCAAGACACTAACAACTTAGAAATTATCACCTGCGGTGCAACGCATGGCTATTTGCCGTTGATGAAGATGTATCCACAGGCTGTGTGGGCGCAAATTCAAGTGGCTTGCGAACACTACGAACAAACGTTTGGTTGTGCGCCTAGAGGGATATGGCTACCGGAATGCGCGTATTATGAAGGTTTAGAGCGAATGCTTGCGGATGCAGGCTTGCGTTACTTTCTGACAGATGGACATGGTATTTTGTATGCGCGTCCGCGTCCTCGTTTTGGTAGCTACGCACCTATATTTACCGAAACAGGTGTTGCCGCATTTGGGCGCGATCACGAATCTTCGCAGCAAGTTTGGTCATCAGAAGTCGGCTATCCTGGCGCGCCAGAATATCGCGAGTTTTACAAAGATTTGGGCTGGGAGGCTGATTACGAATATATCAAGCCCTACATCATGCCCAATGGACAGCGCAAGAATACGGGTATTAAATATCATAAGATTACTGGACGCGGGTTGGGACTATCTGATAAAGCGCTTTACGATCCTTACTGGGCGCGGGAAAAAGCCGCAGAACATGCGGGTAACTTTATGTATAATCGCGAACGCCAAGTCGAGCATTTGTATGGAATAATGCAGCGATCGCCGATTATCGTCTCGCCCTACGATGCAGAATTGTTCGGTCACTGGTGGTATGAAGGTCCGTGGTTTATCGATTACTTATTCCGTAAGTCATGGTACGATCAAAATACTTATCAGATGACGCACTTAGCAGATTATTTACGCGTCAACCCCACACAGCAAGTTTGCAAGCCTTCGCAATCAAGCTGGGGCTACAAAGGATTCCACGAATATTGGTTAAATGAAACAAATGCCTGGATTTATCCGCATTTGCACAAAGCCGCTGAACGCATGATCGAATTATCGCGGCGCGAACCCGCAGATGAGTTAGAATGGCGGGCGCTAAACCAAGCCGCAAGAGAAGTATTACTAGCGCAATCCTCAGACTGGGCATTTATTATGCGCACGGGAACAATGGTACCTTATGCGGTGCGTAGAACGCGATCGCACCTGATGCGTTTTAATAAACTCTACGAAGACATCAACATCGGCAAAATCGATAGCGGTTGGCTAGAAAAAGTCGAGTCGATGGATAATATTTTCCCTAAAATCAACTATCGCGTTTACCGTCCGCTTTAA
- the sufD gene encoding Fe-S cluster assembly protein SufD, whose protein sequence is MSIQVTPNWNEVGVVSAVDTELTNLLNQSQQQAIAAQESESLLQAIRDRATAIVHQSKFPTTRDEEWRFTDISPLKQVQFQAAPSAVPDLAALQSLLLPEASRSRLVFVNGIYTPELSAVVLPDGVIASNLDRLPPANRSRLENYLAQIPGTEEVFTALNTAAIADVAVVWIPKNVVVETPIHLLFVSTASVTPIITQPRCLVVAESGSSVTLIEDYFNQMTNLEAEEGEAEVGEPIYFTNAVTEIWVEENAQVNHTRIERDSPEAFHIGKTAIAQARDSRYTCNAINLGAKLSRHNLDIFQTGEQTQTTLNGLTKIAGNQLADTHSALALNHPYGTSHQLHKCIVGDRAHAVFNGKIFVPKPAQQTDAAQLNRNLLLSPKARVDTKPQLEITADNVKCAHGATVSQLDDEEVFYLQSRGLNANEARNLLINAFAAEIINQIPVSSLQQTLLKTINLQ, encoded by the coding sequence ATGAGTATTCAAGTCACTCCTAACTGGAACGAAGTTGGCGTTGTGTCGGCAGTTGATACAGAGTTAACTAACTTATTAAACCAATCTCAACAACAAGCGATCGCAGCCCAAGAATCAGAATCTTTGTTACAAGCAATCCGCGATCGCGCCACAGCGATTGTTCATCAGTCGAAATTCCCGACAACTCGCGATGAAGAGTGGCGATTTACAGACATTTCGCCGCTCAAGCAAGTGCAGTTTCAAGCAGCACCGTCAGCAGTACCTGATTTAGCTGCACTGCAATCGCTGCTATTACCAGAAGCTAGTCGCAGTCGCTTAGTATTTGTCAACGGTATTTATACACCTGAGTTATCAGCCGTTGTGCTACCCGATGGCGTTATTGCGAGTAACCTCGATCGCCTACCACCAGCAAATCGTTCGCGGCTAGAAAACTACTTAGCGCAAATTCCAGGTACAGAAGAAGTTTTTACCGCACTTAATACGGCGGCGATCGCGGATGTTGCGGTCGTCTGGATACCCAAAAATGTCGTTGTAGAAACACCAATCCATCTTTTATTTGTCTCGACTGCGAGCGTTACGCCCATCATTACTCAACCACGCTGCCTTGTTGTTGCCGAATCGGGTAGTAGCGTCACGCTAATTGAAGATTATTTCAATCAAATGACAAACCTAGAAGCGGAAGAAGGCGAAGCCGAAGTTGGCGAACCCATTTACTTTACCAACGCCGTCACTGAAATCTGGGTTGAAGAAAACGCGCAAGTTAACCATACACGCATCGAGCGCGATAGTCCAGAGGCATTTCATATTGGTAAAACGGCGATCGCCCAAGCCCGCGATAGCCGCTACACCTGCAACGCAATTAATCTAGGGGCAAAACTATCACGCCATAACTTAGACATTTTCCAAACAGGCGAACAAACTCAAACTACGCTCAACGGTCTAACCAAAATTGCCGGAAATCAACTCGCCGATACGCACAGCGCTCTCGCACTCAATCATCCCTACGGTACGAGTCACCAACTACACAAATGCATCGTCGGCGATCGCGCCCACGCCGTCTTCAACGGTAAAATCTTCGTGCCCAAACCTGCACAACAAACCGACGCCGCCCAACTCAACCGCAACCTACTCCTTTCTCCCAAAGCCAGAGTCGATACCAAACCTCAACTCGAAATCACCGCCGACAACGTCAAATGCGCCCATGGCGCAACCGTAAGCCAACTCGATGACGAAGAAGTCTTCTACCTGCAAAGCCGAGGACTCAACGCCAACGAAGCCCGAAACCTCCTAATTAACGCCTTCGCCGCCGAAATCATTAACCAAATTCCTGTATCCTCCCTCCAACAAACCCTACTAAAAACTATCAACCTCCAATAA
- a CDS encoding lysylphosphatidylglycerol synthase transmembrane domain-containing protein has translation MKRLLSIIISFTILGIIYWKIDFPRLIQVFQNSNLWWMIISLGMVIPLTMLTAWRLQQLIPTGKRLCFFEANRLILAASVLNMILPSKMGDIAKAYFMKERGHLSGSLSLSLVIFEKACDLLSLLLWCVFGLMFYSQNNWLFWLMSASVTLGLITGILLLASRQFTELFFDIFKLIIPKKIHSKLESLRSSWRQMHNYFWRDKIHLLRISTTSIFIWFLHLLQIWFFILALNAWTPFLTNLALSPLAILAGLLPLTFAGIGTRDAALIVFYQPYFSAPTAAALGLLCTSRYFIPAIAGLPFLGHYLTTLQTMQVNKKSLRL, from the coding sequence ATGAAAAGACTGCTTTCTATTATTATCAGCTTTACTATTTTAGGAATTATTTATTGGAAAATAGACTTTCCTCGATTAATTCAAGTTTTTCAAAACAGTAATCTTTGGTGGATGATAATTAGTTTAGGAATGGTTATTCCTTTAACAATGTTAACAGCGTGGAGATTACAACAACTTATACCCACAGGCAAGCGTTTATGTTTTTTTGAGGCAAATCGTTTAATTTTAGCTGCAAGTGTCTTGAACATGATTCTTCCTTCCAAAATGGGAGATATTGCTAAAGCTTATTTTATGAAAGAGCGAGGACATTTGAGCGGTTCTTTGTCACTATCGCTAGTTATTTTTGAAAAAGCCTGCGATTTACTTTCATTATTACTTTGGTGTGTATTTGGGTTAATGTTTTATTCGCAAAACAATTGGCTATTCTGGTTAATGTCAGCAAGTGTTACTCTAGGTTTAATTACGGGAATACTACTACTTGCCTCGCGTCAATTTACAGAGTTGTTTTTTGATATCTTCAAACTTATTATACCTAAAAAAATACACTCAAAATTAGAAAGTCTCCGTAGCTCTTGGAGGCAAATGCATAATTATTTTTGGCGTGATAAAATTCATTTACTACGGATAAGTACAACTTCCATTTTTATTTGGTTTCTGCATTTGTTGCAAATTTGGTTTTTTATTCTTGCGCTTAATGCTTGGACACCTTTTCTTACGAATCTAGCATTATCTCCTTTAGCTATTCTAGCAGGGTTACTACCATTAACTTTTGCTGGTATTGGTACTCGCGATGCAGCACTCATTGTTTTTTATCAACCTTATTTCAGCGCACCAACAGCGGCAGCTTTAGGTTTACTCTGTACTTCTCGCTATTTCATACCAGCAATCGCTGGCTTACCTTTTCTAGGGCACTATCTTACAACGCTTCAAACTATGCAAGTGAATAAAAAATCGCTCCGCTTATAA
- a CDS encoding glycosyltransferase family 2 protein, with the protein MMKLIIQIPCYNEEHTLGRTLAELPRSLPGIDCIEWLVIDDGSRDRTIEVAKAYGVDRIVRFPTNQGLAKAFMAGLEASLKAGADIIVNTDADNQYSAEDIPTLIQPILLHQAEIVVGARPIWKTKQFSLSKKLLQKLGSWVVRIASNTKVPDAPSGFRAFSREAALQLNVFNNYTYTLETIIQAGQKGIAIASVPIHTNPVMRPSRLVKSTPRYVVRSLFTILRIFIIYKPLRFFMFLGSLPFSIGVLLGFRWLFFFFFETTTRTRVPSLILAAILILIGFQLWMFGLVADLMAANRRLIEEVQLRMRRVDADAAKRTVKDVSPVKQGSNVHFEL; encoded by the coding sequence ATGATGAAACTAATTATTCAAATTCCTTGTTATAACGAGGAACATACTTTAGGAAGGACACTAGCTGAACTACCGCGATCGCTCCCTGGAATTGATTGTATCGAATGGTTGGTGATTGATGATGGCAGTCGCGATCGCACGATTGAAGTTGCTAAAGCCTATGGCGTCGATCGCATCGTTCGTTTTCCAACTAATCAAGGTTTAGCGAAAGCCTTTATGGCAGGGTTGGAAGCCAGTCTTAAAGCTGGAGCAGATATTATTGTCAACACGGATGCAGATAATCAATACTCTGCTGAAGATATTCCTACGCTTATTCAACCAATTTTATTACACCAAGCCGAAATTGTTGTTGGTGCTAGACCCATTTGGAAAACTAAGCAATTTTCGCTGTCGAAAAAACTGTTACAAAAATTAGGTAGCTGGGTAGTTAGAATCGCGAGTAACACTAAAGTACCTGATGCGCCGAGTGGGTTTCGGGCGTTTAGTCGTGAAGCCGCGTTACAACTCAATGTCTTCAACAACTATACCTATACGTTAGAAACAATTATTCAAGCGGGGCAAAAAGGAATTGCGATCGCATCTGTACCGATTCACACGAATCCTGTGATGCGCCCGTCGCGATTAGTTAAAAGTACACCTAGATACGTTGTGCGATCGCTTTTTACCATCTTGCGTATTTTCATTATCTATAAACCGCTACGCTTTTTTATGTTTCTAGGCAGCTTGCCATTTAGTATTGGAGTATTATTAGGATTTCGCTGGCTATTCTTCTTCTTTTTTGAAACCACTACACGTACGCGCGTACCAAGTTTAATTCTGGCAGCAATTTTAATTCTAATTGGCTTTCAGTTGTGGATGTTTGGGTTAGTTGCTGATTTAATGGCAGCAAATCGCCGCTTAATCGAAGAGGTGCAATTACGGATGCGGCGGGTAGACGCAGATGCAGCAAAGCGAACTGTCAAAGATGTTTCACCTGTCAAACAAGGAAGTAATGTTCATTTTGAACTTTAA
- a CDS encoding glycosyltransferase family 39 protein, whose amino-acid sequence MQLLHTHNQFIKSINKALFSPQRLPWTIISFGILVRLVQYLYNRSLWNDEAALALNIVNRSYAGLLEPLDYDQAAPVGFLFVERLATQLFGDSEYSLRLFPFLSAIIALFLFYRLAQRCLQPFAVWIALALFSSLHIIVYYATEVKQYSSDVAIAILACLLFIDLSQSKLNGKHIITYGILGAIFVWFSHSVVFVIAGIGVTNLIWTLIHKQKAKSLKLLGIYLFWLASFNIFYKLTLQDLANQTDLFNSWESRGTFPNSFLDISWLLTTFWEFFHKPLGFPDIFLWLAIITFFVGCISLIKADLRILLVLLSPILVTFGAAYLQIYPFDGRLVLFLTPFFVLLISEGAAFSREISFFKTEKISVLILILLLTPPIGTAGYLTIRPYEKQEMRPIMSYIKKHQKQNDTLYVYQRAEFQFKYYASKFGYQSDDYILGVDDLDKQDGQGISDNEWQRYTSDLNKLRGKSRVWIVFSHVRSWAQEKERITAYLDTFGHQIDAYETKGAYVYLYNLAQF is encoded by the coding sequence ATGCAACTACTACATACACATAATCAATTTATAAAATCTATCAATAAAGCATTATTTTCACCACAGAGATTACCTTGGACAATTATTAGCTTTGGTATCTTAGTACGCTTAGTGCAATACTTGTATAATCGTTCGTTATGGAATGATGAAGCAGCACTTGCGCTTAATATTGTGAATCGTTCCTACGCTGGGTTACTTGAACCGCTAGATTACGATCAAGCTGCACCTGTTGGTTTTCTCTTCGTAGAAAGATTAGCAACCCAGTTATTTGGTGATAGCGAGTACTCGTTAAGATTATTTCCTTTCTTATCAGCGATTATCGCGCTATTTCTTTTCTATCGATTAGCACAACGCTGCTTGCAACCTTTTGCCGTATGGATTGCCTTAGCACTTTTTTCTAGCCTACATATCATAGTTTACTATGCTACAGAAGTCAAGCAGTATTCTAGCGATGTGGCGATCGCAATACTTGCTTGTTTACTTTTTATTGACTTGTCACAAAGCAAGCTAAACGGCAAACACATCATAACTTACGGAATTTTGGGGGCAATATTTGTTTGGTTTTCGCATTCGGTAGTATTTGTGATAGCAGGTATTGGGGTTACTAACTTGATTTGGACTTTAATACACAAGCAAAAAGCAAAAAGTCTAAAGCTTTTAGGAATCTACTTATTTTGGCTTGCTAGTTTTAATATTTTCTATAAACTTACACTTCAAGATTTAGCTAATCAAACTGACTTATTTAATTCTTGGGAAAGTCGCGGGACTTTTCCGAACTCGTTTCTTGATATTTCATGGTTGTTGACAACTTTTTGGGAGTTTTTCCACAAACCTTTAGGTTTTCCTGATATCTTTTTATGGCTTGCTATCATTACTTTTTTTGTAGGTTGTATATCCTTAATCAAAGCAGATCTAAGAATTTTACTAGTATTGCTATCTCCTATCCTTGTCACCTTTGGTGCTGCTTACTTACAAATCTATCCTTTTGATGGTAGACTTGTATTATTTTTAACGCCCTTTTTCGTTTTATTAATTAGTGAAGGCGCAGCATTTAGTAGAGAAATATCTTTTTTTAAAACCGAGAAAATAAGTGTTCTTATTTTGATATTACTGCTTACTCCTCCAATAGGAACTGCTGGATATTTAACAATTAGACCTTATGAAAAGCAAGAAATGAGACCAATAATGAGTTATATAAAAAAACACCAAAAACAAAATGACACACTCTATGTATATCAACGTGCAGAATTTCAATTTAAGTATTATGCCAGTAAATTTGGTTATCAGTCAGATGACTATATCTTAGGTGTTGATGATTTAGATAAGCAAGATGGGCAGGGAATCTCAGATAACGAATGGCAAAGATACACTAGCGATCTAAATAAACTACGTGGAAAGTCAAGAGTTTGGATTGTCTTTTCTCATGTGCGTAGCTGGGCGCAAGAAAAAGAAAGGATAACAGCTTATCTTGATACTTTTGGTCATCAAATTGACGCTTATGAGACAAAAGGAGCCTATGTCTATCTATACAATCTAGCTCAGTTTTAA
- a CDS encoding calcium-binding protein produces MATINGTSGNDTLTGTQFADSIFGFAGNDSLLGLGGNDSLDGGVGNDYLAGGNGNDNLFGGANDNPNIFVPPGNDTLDGGIGNDNLSGGDGNDIMYGGVGNDGLSGNDGSDILYGGDGNDTLNAGTTYVEYNYYVGDSASDFLYGGDGNDTYIVGDQFDDEIIEAANAGIDTVITYTNYQLSANVENLILRGNRATTGIGNNLNNTITGNFNNNTLIGGGGNDIINTSSGNDFLPYVGEDILYGGDGNDTLYAASYSRLFNGYFYSEDEDTLYGGSGDDVLYSDVGCVAYGGSGNDTLYGALQSSNAGGTGDDTYFVGREIVTVYDPFGGTYEIEITVGIAETANAGTDTVYASYDYTLPEHFENLILTGDAIVGNGNRVSNTLTGNSLNNILDGKAGNDTLKGLAGNDTLIGGDGDDILTGDRGNDRLIGGRGIDELYGGAGNDTLSFGAIDKRLDGGGGTDTVAVEGSSIFVDLTTLPNDRIQGIEIIDLTGTGNNSLKLTRLDLLDLSNTTNQLIVNGNAGDRVTSTGQGWLLGGTTTLNGIVYDRYTSGAATLLVDADITRTIS; encoded by the coding sequence ATGGCAACTATTAATGGAACATCAGGTAACGATACTCTTACTGGAACTCAATTTGCAGACTCCATCTTTGGGTTTGCAGGCAATGATAGCCTTTTAGGACTGGGTGGGAATGATTCACTTGACGGTGGAGTAGGCAATGATTATTTAGCAGGAGGTAACGGTAACGATAATCTGTTTGGTGGAGCAAATGATAACCCTAATATTTTTGTACCACCTGGCAACGACACACTTGATGGCGGGATAGGCAACGATAATTTGAGTGGGGGTGATGGCAATGACATTATGTATGGCGGAGTTGGAAATGACGGTTTAAGTGGAAACGATGGTAGCGATATTTTGTATGGCGGTGATGGCAATGACACGCTCAATGCTGGTACTACATACGTGGAATATAACTATTACGTAGGTGATTCTGCTTCAGATTTTTTGTATGGTGGTGATGGCAACGATACATATATCGTAGGCGATCAATTTGACGACGAAATTATTGAAGCAGCCAACGCAGGAATAGATACCGTTATTACATATACCAACTACCAACTAAGTGCAAACGTAGAAAACTTAATTTTACGCGGAAATCGCGCCACAACAGGAATAGGTAATAACCTGAATAATACTATTACAGGTAACTTTAATAACAATACTCTCATTGGTGGTGGTGGCAACGATATTATCAATACCAGTAGTGGTAATGACTTCCTACCCTACGTAGGAGAAGATATTCTATATGGCGGTGATGGCAATGATACTCTCTACGCAGCTAGCTATAGTCGATTGTTCAATGGCTACTTCTACTCTGAAGATGAAGACACTTTATATGGGGGTAGTGGCGATGATGTTTTATACTCTGATGTTGGTTGCGTTGCGTATGGTGGTAGTGGTAACGATACACTCTATGGTGCCTTACAGAGTAGTAATGCTGGAGGTACTGGGGACGATACCTATTTTGTAGGTAGAGAAATTGTTACAGTCTACGATCCTTTTGGCGGAACGTATGAAATTGAGATTACAGTAGGTATTGCAGAAACGGCAAACGCAGGCACAGATACTGTTTATGCTTCTTATGATTACACGCTGCCAGAACACTTTGAAAACCTAATTTTGACAGGCGATGCAATAGTAGGTAATGGTAACAGAGTCAGTAATACGCTTACTGGTAACAGTCTTAACAATATTCTTGATGGTAAAGCGGGTAACGACACGCTCAAAGGACTGGCAGGTAACGATACTTTGATTGGTGGTGATGGTGACGATATCCTTACTGGCGATCGAGGTAATGATAGATTGATCGGTGGTAGGGGTATTGACGAGCTTTATGGTGGTGCAGGCAATGATACTCTTAGCTTTGGAGCTATTGATAAACGCCTTGATGGTGGTGGTGGTACAGATACTGTAGCTGTCGAGGGTAGTAGTATTTTTGTTGACTTAACAACTTTACCAAATGACAGAATTCAAGGTATCGAGATTATTGACTTAACGGGTACTGGTAATAACAGCTTAAAACTGACTCGTTTAGATTTGTTGGATTTATCAAATACGACAAATCAACTGATCGTCAACGGTAATGCAGGCGATCGGGTAACTTCTACAGGACAAGGATGGTTGTTGGGTGGTACAACTACACTTAATGGTATTGTGTACGATCGCTACACATCCGGCGCAGCGACACTGCTAGTAGACGCTGATATCACGCGTACAATTTCTTAA